The following is a genomic window from Ethanoligenens harbinense YUAN-3.
ATATTTGTGCATTGTGTCAACGGTTCGTCATGTTTCTCGTGTTTCCGTCATCTGCCGCCCGGCGGCATGACCGTTTGCAGAGAAACAGCCACCGTTCCCACGCATGTTCCCGGCGCGCGCGCAAATGGCGTGCTTTTATTGACACCTATTGGAATCCATCTTATAATAAAATGCAGAATCGCAAGGGGGCAAACTATGGACAAACTGCTTGATAAAGCATACGAACCGTCCGCTGTGGAAGACCGCATCTACCGCTTTTGGCTGAACGGCGGTTATTTTCATGCGGACATTCATCCGGATAAAACGCCGTTCACGATCGTCATGCCGCCGCCCAACATCACCGGCAAGCTGCATATGGGACACGCGTTCGAGGATACCCAGCAGGACATTCTCATCCGCTTCAAGCGCATGCAGGGATTCGAGGCGTTGTGGCTGCCCGGCACCGACCACGCCTCCATCGCCACCGAAGCGAAGATCGTGGCGGCCATGGCAAAAGAGGGCCTGAGCAAGCAGGATACCGGCCGCGACGGTTTTCTCGAACGCGCCTGGAAATGGAAAGAAGAGTACGGTGGGAACATTGTCGCCCAGCTCAAAAAGCTGGGCGCGTCCTGTGACTGGGCACGCGAACGCTTCACGATGGACGAGGGCTGTTCCACCGCCGTGCGCGAGGTTTTTGTCCGGCTGTATGAGCAGGGACTGATCTATCGCGGCGAGCGCATCGTCAACTGGTGCCCGCACTGCAAAACCACCATCTCCGACGAAGAGGTGGAATATGAGGAGCAGCAGGGTTCTTTCTGGCACCTGCGCTACCCGCTCACCGACGGCTCCGGCTGGGTGGAGATCGCCACCACCCGCCCGGAGACCCTGCTGGGCGACACCGCCGTGGCCGTGCACCCGGACGATGAACGCTACCAGGCGCTCATCGGGAAAACGGTCACGCTGCCGCTGGTGGGGCGCGAGATTCCCGTGGTGGCCGACACGTATGTGGACCGCGAATTCGGCACCGGCGTGGTGAAGATCACCCCCGCGCACGACCCCAACGACTTCGCGGTGGGGCAGCGCCACGGCCTGCCCATCCTCAACGTGATGACCGACGACGCGCACATGAACGAAAACGCGGGCAAATACGCCGGTCTGGAGCGGTATGAAGCGCGCAAGGCCGTGCTGGACGATCTGGAAGCGGGCGGCTATCTGGTGCGCGTCGAGCCGCACACACATAACGTAGGCACCTGCTACCGCTGCCATACCACCATCGAGCCATGGATCTCCAAGCAGTGGTTCGTGCGCATGAAAGAGCTGGCTGCGCCGGCCATCGAAGCGGTGCGGAAGGGCGAGACCCGCTTTGTGCCCGAGCGGTTTGAAAAGATTTATTTCCATTGGATGGAAAACATCCGCGACTGGTGCGTTTCCCGCCAGCTTTGGTGGGGGCACCGCATCCCCGCGTGGTACTGCGCCGACTGCGGCGAGACCGTCGTCTCCAGAGAAACGCCCACGGTCTGCCCCAAATGCGGCGGCACCCACCTTTCGCAGGACGAGGACACGTTCGACACCTGGTTTTCCTCCGCGCTCTGGCCGTTCTCCACGCTGGGCTGGCCGGAAAAAACGCCGGAGCTCGCCTATTTCTACCCCACCAGCGTGCTGGTTACCGGCTACGACATCATCTTCTTCTGGGTGGCGCGCATGATCTTCTCCGGCATCGCGCAGACCGGGCAGACCCCGTTCCACACGGTGCTCATCCACGGTCTGGTGCGGGACGCGAAGGGACGCAAGATGTCGAAATCGTTGGGCAACGGGGTGGACCCGCTCGAGGTCATCAAGTCTTCCGGCGCAGACGCGCTGCGTTTCACGCTCGCAACCGGAAACAGCCCGGGAAACGATACGCGCTTTTTGCCCGAGCGGGTGGAATCCAGCCGCAATTTCGCCAACAAGATATGGAACGCGGCGCGTTTCATCCTCATGAACATCTCGGGCAGCGAAACGGGTCTGCCCACCGAACTGGAAATCGAAGACAAATGGATTCTGAGCAAACTCAATACTCTCATCCGGGACGTGACCGAAAACCTTGAGCGCTTCGAACTCGGCGTGGCGGTGCAGAAACTCTACGATTTCCTCTGGGATTCGTTCTGCGACTGGTATATCGAGTTGTCCAAATCGCGCCTGCAGGCGGGTGGGGAAAACGCAGCCGCGGCCTGCCGGGTGCTGGTCTGGGTGATGGAGCACACGCTGCGCCTGCTGCACCCGGTCATGCCGTTCATCACCGAGGAGATCTGGCAGACCCTGCCGCATGAGGGCGAGACCATCATGCGCAGCGCCTGGCCGGTCTATGATCCCGCGCTTGCTTTCCCGGATGAAGAGGCGGCAATGGAGCGCGTGATGGCCGCCATCCGTGCCATTCGCAACCGGCGCGCCGAGATGCGCGTGCCCCCTTCCAAAAAGGCCAACCTGTATATTGAAACGGAATTTACGGAGATTTTCTCCGCCGCCGCCCCCTTCTTTGAGCGGTTGGCCTCGGTTTCCGCGGTGCAGACCGGCGGTTCGTTCGATATCGACGGCGCGGTGCGCATCGTGACCGACGGCGCCGTGCTCTATATTCCCATGGGCGAGCTGGTCGACCGCGAGAAAGAGACCGCACGCCTGCAAAAAGAAAAAGAAGGCTGCGAAAAGCAGCTGGCGTCCATCCACGCCAAGCTGCAAAACTCCGGCTTTATCAATAAGGCGCCCGCCCGCGTCGTGGAATCCGAAAAAGCGCGTGCGGAAAAACTTGCCGAAAAGATCGCACTGCTCGACCAGAGCCTTACCGATCTGCAAAAATAAACCCGGCGGATGCCAAACGCATCCCATCAGGCCCGACTATCGGAACGGGCAGAAACGAGGAACCTGTTTATGGAATGGAAAGACGAGCTGTCCGTCGGCGTCGAACTGATCGACAATGAGCACAAGGAACTTATCCGCGCGGTCAACGAGCTGTTTGACGCCTGCATGCACGGTAAAGGGCGCGCAAAAATCGCGGAGACCCTGAAATTCGTAGAAAACTACACCGTCAAGCATTTCGGAGACGAGGAAGCGCTCCAGAAAAAGTACAACTATCCGGGATTTCCTGCGCATCAAAAACTTCACAAAGCGTTTGTGAGCGATCTCCAAAACTACAAACGGCAGTTGGAGACCGAAGGCCCGACCGTGAACCTCGTGGCCACGTTCAACACGTTCGTTTCGTCCTGGCTCATCAAGCACATCAGCATCGAAGACAAAAAAATCGGCATACATATCCGCTCCCTGAATCAGTGAGCGGACGCGCGCTTTCCCCATTTTCTCCATCCGAGGTAATGCCCGTTGACTTATGAAGAAGCACTGGCCTATATCCACTCCACGCTGCGTTTCGGCATCCAGCCGGGCCTTTCCCGCATTGCGCGGCTGCTCGGGCGCATCGGCAATCCGCAGGAGCACCTGCGCTTCGTCCATGTGGCGGGCACCAACGGCAAAGGCTCCACCAGCGCGGCCATCGCCGCCGCTCTGCGCAAAGCCGGCCTGCGCACCGGGCTGTATATCTCCCCCTATATTGAGGACTTCCGTGAGCGTATCCAGATCAACGGCCGATATATCGCCCCCGGCGAGCTGGCAGCAGAACTTGCGCGCCTTCTCCCCTTCCTGAACGAAAGTGAGGGCGAACATCCCACCGAGTTTGAGCTCATCACCGCGCTGGCCTTTGCGTATTTCGCGCGGCAGGCCTGCGACGTGGCGGTACTGGAGGTGGGACTCGGCGGCCGGTTCGACGCCACCAACGTCATCCCCACGCCGCTCATTTCGGTCATCACCGCCATTTCACTCGACCACACCGCCGTTCTGGGCGACACGCTGGGGCAAATCGCCTTTGAAAAATGCGGCATCATCAAGCCGGGCGGTGTGACCGTCACCAGCCCCGGGCAGGCTCCGGAAGCGCTGGAAACCATCACCCGCATCTGCGCGGAGCGCGGCAATCCGCTGCATATTCCACAAATAGAAAAGGTGCAGATTCAGCAAGAAGGCATCGACGGGACAAGCCTGCTATACGGCGGGCAGCCGCTCTCCGTCCCGCTCTGTGGCCGGCATCAGATCGCCAATTTTCTGACGGCCTACGAGGCCCTGCGCCTTCTGCCCTCCCGTGGACTGGACATTTCCCTGCAAAATGCGGCTGCCGGTATGGCAGACGTACGGTTTCCGGCAAGACTGGAACGCCTGCATGATAAACCGCTCGTCCTGCTTGACGGCGCGCACAACGCCGCCGGCACCGCCGCCTTGGCAGACGCCGTCCGGCGGTATCTTCCCGGCCGTCCGGTCACGACCGTCATGGGCATGCTTGCGGACAAGGACTATGCCGCGGGTGTCGGCAACATCGCGCCGCTGTCCGCCCGGTTCATTGCCGTGCGCCCCGACAGCCCGCGCGCGCTTGACCCCCGGGAAACTGCCCGCACGGCATCCGCTTTCTGTGCAAATACGGTCTTTTTTGACGATTTGGGAGATGCGTTTGCGGATGCGCTCGCCCATACCGGTGCCGAAGGCGTGCTGCTCATCTGCGGCTCGCTGTATCTGGCGGGGCCAATGCGCCGGCTGGTGCGCGGGCATTTCAGTAAATGTGTGTAACAAAATACTGTTCGACAAAATTCCCTTTGCATAATTTCCCAAATCCTTTATCCTATGGATAAGGGATTTTTTGTGTCTGCATCCGCGTCCGGTTCTGCGGAGGCGACTTTTATACGAAACGTTGACAACCACCGGGCGTCTGTTCCTGAAGTTTCGCTGTTCCCAAACGGCGCGGGCGGTTTTCAACCGCCCGAACTTGCAGTGCAAACCCTAATCTTGCAAAAACGCCCCTGCGTTTTCGCTTCCCGCCAAAGGCGGGAAGCGTACGATCACCGGTGTCTTTGTGCACAGCAGAATCCGCTGGAGGTGAAAACATGGCATTGCGAATGGAAAACGACGCGCATGTGCTGACGGTCTATCTGGATGGAGAGATCGACCACCATGCGGCCCAAAACCTCCGGGAGGAGATCGACACCTCCATTGAGCGGGCACGCCCCTCTGCGCTGGCGCTCGATTTCCGCGGCGTGACGTTTATGGACAGTTCCGGCATCGGGCTGGTGATGGGCCGGTACCGTGCCATGCAGCCGTTTGGCGGAATCGTCACCGTCAAGAACGCTTCGATGCATATCCGCAAGGTGATGCGGCTGGCCGGGCTGGACAAGCTGGCCCACATCGAATAGCCTTACATATAACTGCGCATGGCAGCGCATGGAGGTGTCAAATCGGATGAAACCGCTCAATGAAATGAAAGTGCAGTTTTCCAGCCGCTCGGTCAACGAAAGTTTCGCCCGGGTGGCTGTGGCGGCATTCATCGCGCAACTCGACCC
Proteins encoded in this region:
- a CDS encoding STAS domain-containing protein, with the translated sequence MALRMENDAHVLTVYLDGEIDHHAAQNLREEIDTSIERARPSALALDFRGVTFMDSSGIGLVMGRYRAMQPFGGIVTVKNASMHIRKVMRLAGLDKLAHIE
- a CDS encoding bacteriohemerythrin gives rise to the protein MEWKDELSVGVELIDNEHKELIRAVNELFDACMHGKGRAKIAETLKFVENYTVKHFGDEEALQKKYNYPGFPAHQKLHKAFVSDLQNYKRQLETEGPTVNLVATFNTFVSSWLIKHISIEDKKIGIHIRSLNQ
- a CDS encoding valine--tRNA ligase, translated to MDKLLDKAYEPSAVEDRIYRFWLNGGYFHADIHPDKTPFTIVMPPPNITGKLHMGHAFEDTQQDILIRFKRMQGFEALWLPGTDHASIATEAKIVAAMAKEGLSKQDTGRDGFLERAWKWKEEYGGNIVAQLKKLGASCDWARERFTMDEGCSTAVREVFVRLYEQGLIYRGERIVNWCPHCKTTISDEEVEYEEQQGSFWHLRYPLTDGSGWVEIATTRPETLLGDTAVAVHPDDERYQALIGKTVTLPLVGREIPVVADTYVDREFGTGVVKITPAHDPNDFAVGQRHGLPILNVMTDDAHMNENAGKYAGLERYEARKAVLDDLEAGGYLVRVEPHTHNVGTCYRCHTTIEPWISKQWFVRMKELAAPAIEAVRKGETRFVPERFEKIYFHWMENIRDWCVSRQLWWGHRIPAWYCADCGETVVSRETPTVCPKCGGTHLSQDEDTFDTWFSSALWPFSTLGWPEKTPELAYFYPTSVLVTGYDIIFFWVARMIFSGIAQTGQTPFHTVLIHGLVRDAKGRKMSKSLGNGVDPLEVIKSSGADALRFTLATGNSPGNDTRFLPERVESSRNFANKIWNAARFILMNISGSETGLPTELEIEDKWILSKLNTLIRDVTENLERFELGVAVQKLYDFLWDSFCDWYIELSKSRLQAGGENAAAACRVLVWVMEHTLRLLHPVMPFITEEIWQTLPHEGETIMRSAWPVYDPALAFPDEEAAMERVMAAIRAIRNRRAEMRVPPSKKANLYIETEFTEIFSAAAPFFERLASVSAVQTGGSFDIDGAVRIVTDGAVLYIPMGELVDREKETARLQKEKEGCEKQLASIHAKLQNSGFINKAPARVVESEKARAEKLAEKIALLDQSLTDLQK
- a CDS encoding bifunctional folylpolyglutamate synthase/dihydrofolate synthase — its product is MTYEEALAYIHSTLRFGIQPGLSRIARLLGRIGNPQEHLRFVHVAGTNGKGSTSAAIAAALRKAGLRTGLYISPYIEDFRERIQINGRYIAPGELAAELARLLPFLNESEGEHPTEFELITALAFAYFARQACDVAVLEVGLGGRFDATNVIPTPLISVITAISLDHTAVLGDTLGQIAFEKCGIIKPGGVTVTSPGQAPEALETITRICAERGNPLHIPQIEKVQIQQEGIDGTSLLYGGQPLSVPLCGRHQIANFLTAYEALRLLPSRGLDISLQNAAAGMADVRFPARLERLHDKPLVLLDGAHNAAGTAALADAVRRYLPGRPVTTVMGMLADKDYAAGVGNIAPLSARFIAVRPDSPRALDPRETARTASAFCANTVFFDDLGDAFADALAHTGAEGVLLICGSLYLAGPMRRLVRGHFSKCV